Genomic segment of Gemmatimonadaceae bacterium:
TCCGCATCGATCAGCATGTCACCGCTCGTCGCCACCATCACCGGATCGAGGACATAGTTCTTCAGGCCGTGCCGCTGGAGCGAGGCTGCGACAACCCGGATGAGCTCCGCGGTCCCGAGCATTCCGGACTTCACGGCCGCGGGCTTCAGGTCGGCGGCGACGACATCGATCTGCTCGCGAAGGAGCTCCGGTGATACCGGCTCCCAGCTCGTTACGCCCAACGTGTTCTGAGCCGTTATCGCAGTTATTGCCGAAGCCCCGAAGACCCCGAACTGGTGAAACGTCTTGAGGTCGGCCTGTATGCCGGCTCCTCCGCCGGAATCCGAGCCGGCTATCGTCAGCACGACATGCATGAACGAAAGATGCGCCACCGACCCCGGTGGCGCATCCTCGGATTTGAGCCCTGCGCGTGAACTGCTTTGACCGCTACTGACGCGGTGCCGGCAGCGAGCGAATGCGCGAGCGGAAGCTGTTGTAGTTCGTGGTGTTCGTCGTCAGGTTACGGAGGGTAGCCGCAGGAATGCGGTTGATGTTTGCCTGAACGGCCACGATGCGCTCTTCCTCACCGGGGTGAGTGGCAAAAAAGCCAGCAACCGCCGAGCGGCCCTGCTTTCTCTCCGCGATGAGCTTCTCGAACATTGTGACCACACCGCGTGGGCTGATTCCCGCGCGAGTGGTGTTGCTGACCGCTTCGATGTCAGCCTCGTTTTCATCGCCACGGCTGAACTTTGCAAACACGGCCGTTCCGGCGATGTTGATGCCGGCCTGCGCGATCTGGCTGTTGCACACATTCGTCAGAACGCACGCGAGTGTCACTCCGATATTGGCTCCCTGAGCTTTCTCCATCTGCTTGACGGTGTGCCGTCTGACGACGTGTCCGATCTCGTGCCCGAGCACACCGGCGAGCTCGGTCATGTTCTCAGTGCGCTCGATCAGGCCCCGATTGATATAGATGAATCCTCCCGGAACCGCGAACGCGTTCACCTCGCGGCTGTCCACGATGTAGAAGCGCCAGTCCAGGTCACCGCGACTGGTACGCGATGCGATCTGGTCGCCGAGCAGATTGATGTATCGGTTCGCTTCGGGGTCGGTCACAAGCGGAAGCTGTCGATTGATATTCGCAGCCTCCTGTTGACCCATCTGAACCTCCTGCTGTGTGGATATGCCGCAAGCAGATGTCCCGATTATCAGCGCGAAGGAAATAAAGATTCGTTTCATTTGAACTCCTGCGGTAAATTGCTGTCCGATTGAAAGGCAAATCCTATTCCATGCCCATTCGCCTCGGCTCAGCGTGAGACTGCTCACCCTCGCACGCGACTTAAGGCGACGGAAAGCGCGGGAACGCCAGTCGCTGTTTGTCGCCGAGGGAGTCCGATCGGTCGAAGAGCTGCTGCGCTCACCCCTTGTCGTTCGCGGTGTGCTGACCGCTCCCCAACTCGCCGACGCACCACGCGGTGGTGCACTCCTGGAGCAGATCGAGGCTTCGGCGATCGAGCACGCCAAGGTCAACGAAGCCGAGTTCAGAGGCGCTGCGGAAACCGACTCTCCTCAGGGAGTCCTGGCGATCGGTGAAATCCCGGCACGCGCCCTTGGCACGTTGTCAGGTGTTTCCCCGCTCCGCCTCCTCGTTCTCGATGCGATTCAGGATCCGGGAAACGTCGGAACCATTCTTCGCACCTCGGCTGCTCTCGGCGCCGATGCGACCGTCGCGCTGCCCGGCACTGTGGACCTCTGGAACCCCAAAGTCGTCCGCTCAGCTATGGGAGCACACTTCCATAGTATGGCATTCCATACTACCGCCGATGATCTGTTTGCGTTCCTAGATGCCGAGTCGGTTCCGTTGTGGGCGGCGGAGGCGGGTGGGAGGGGCGTCGAATCTGTGGAAGCCCCGCTGCGTCTCGCGCTGGCCGTCGGAAACGAAGGGGCCGGTCTGTCGTCTTCCGTGCGCGCGCGCGCGTCGGGGGCGGTTTCCGTCCCAATTGCTCGATCCGTCGAGTCGTTGAATGTAGCTGTGGCGACGGCGATTCTTCTCTATCAGCTCAGGAAATGACCGAAACGCTTTGGGCGATCTACAGCTTCGTTATCGGTGCATGCTTCGGCTCATTCCTGAATGTCTGCATCTCGCGCTGGCCCGAAGACCTCTCCGTTGTTTCACCGCGCTCGCGCTGCCCGAATTGCGCGAGACCGATTACGGCTCTCGAGAATATTCCGCTTGTCAGCTGGATCTTGCTGCGCGGGAGATGTCGCGGCTGCGGGAATGCGATCTCGTTTCAGTACCCTCTCGTCGAGCTCTCGGTGGCGCTCGTCTGGCTCGGCAGCTACCTCGTTTACGGCCTGAGCTTCACCGCCGTTCGCGTGGCGGTGTTCGCGACGGTCCTGCTCGGCATCGCGATTACCGACGCGAAGCACTATCTGATTCCCGATGGCTTTACGGCCTTCGGGCTTCTGTGGGTAATCGTGACGGCGATTGTGGCGCTGTTTTTTCCGGGTCCCTCGCCATTTGCGGATGCGCCGGCAGCGCTGATAGGCGCGTGCGCCGGAGCCGGTGCCGTGGCTATTGCGGGCTGGCTTGGCGAGCTCATGCTGAAGAAGGAGGCGATGGGATTCGGCGACGTCACTTTGATGGCAGTCGTTGGCGCTGCCGTCGGACCGGCTCGGGCTCTGATGACCATCTTTCTCGGTGCGGTGCTGGCGACCGTGCTTTTCCTCGGGATCGTTTATCCGATCGCGTGGCTCCGCGCGCGCCGCCTCCAGGCCACGTTTGAGCCGCCGCAGGTGCCGTTCGGCGTTTTTCTTGCGCCTGCAGCGATGATCGCCTTGCTTTGGGGCGATTCAATGCTGTCGCTGTACCGGCGCTCGATGGGACTCTGACCTCGATCAGGCATGACAGGCAACAGCTGTAGCGGCACGATGCGCGCGACCTCCCGGACAAGACACGGAATGCGGGCTGCCGCGCTCGCGTGCCTCACCCTTACCCTGTCGATGGGGTGCCGCGACAAGCCGGCGAACTATTCCGGTCCTTACGGGAAGCAGGTTGCCGACGCGATTCCTCGGATCGAAAACGCGGTTGGGCTGAAGTTCAAGACTCCACCGGTCGTGGAGGTGAGATCCAAGGAACAGGTGCGCGCGTTCGTCGTGCAGCAGGTCCAGGATCCGAAGTCGCTGCGCGAGTTCACCGGAATGGAAGCGGCTTACAAACGGCTCGGCATGCTGCCCGACACGCTCGACCTGAAGAAGTTCCTGGTGGACCTTCTCACAGAACAGATCGTCGGCTACTACGACCCGAAGACGAAGGTTCTGTACGTAGTCACTGATGCGCCGACCGAGGCGGCGTCGATCACGATCACGCACGAGCTGATCCACGCGTTGCAGGACCAATACATCAGTCTGGATTCAGCGCAAAAGCTCGAGGGACAGAACGACCGCCAGTCCGCCGCGCAGGCGGTGTTCGAGGGGCAGGCAGTCTACGAGCAGATCGCCGCGATGCTCGGCGGCAACAATGTCGCCGTCAACCTTCCTGGTGGATGGGATCGCGTTCGCGAAATGATTCGGGACAACCAGAGCTCGATGCCTGTATTCGCGGCGGCTCCGGTGGTGATCCAGGAGAC
This window contains:
- a CDS encoding M48 family metallopeptidase; protein product: MKRIFISFALIIGTSACGISTQQEVQMGQQEAANINRQLPLVTDPEANRYINLLGDQIASRTSRGDLDWRFYIVDSREVNAFAVPGGFIYINRGLIERTENMTELAGVLGHEIGHVVRRHTVKQMEKAQGANIGVTLACVLTNVCNSQIAQAGINIAGTAVFAKFSRGDENEADIEAVSNTTRAGISPRGVVTMFEKLIAERKQGRSAVAGFFATHPGEEERIVAVQANINRIPAATLRNLTTNTTNYNSFRSRIRSLPAPRQ
- a CDS encoding RNA methyltransferase — protein: MRLLTLARDLRRRKARERQSLFVAEGVRSVEELLRSPLVVRGVLTAPQLADAPRGGALLEQIEASAIEHAKVNEAEFRGAAETDSPQGVLAIGEIPARALGTLSGVSPLRLLVLDAIQDPGNVGTILRTSAALGADATVALPGTVDLWNPKVVRSAMGAHFHSMAFHTTADDLFAFLDAESVPLWAAEAGGRGVESVEAPLRLALAVGNEGAGLSSSVRARASGAVSVPIARSVESLNVAVATAILLYQLRK
- a CDS encoding prepilin peptidase, with the translated sequence MTETLWAIYSFVIGACFGSFLNVCISRWPEDLSVVSPRSRCPNCARPITALENIPLVSWILLRGRCRGCGNAISFQYPLVELSVALVWLGSYLVYGLSFTAVRVAVFATVLLGIAITDAKHYLIPDGFTAFGLLWVIVTAIVALFFPGPSPFADAPAALIGACAGAGAVAIAGWLGELMLKKEAMGFGDVTLMAVVGAAVGPARALMTIFLGAVLATVLFLGIVYPIAWLRARRLQATFEPPQVPFGVFLAPAAMIALLWGDSMLSLYRRSMGL